CCGAGAACCATACGAAAGAAAGTAAGCCGTGAGatacaaaaaagaaacagcGATGTTAAAGAGGATAAAATGTAAGCATTAATTTTagcaaaataaattcataaagTAAGAATTATTTTCCGCACTCTATACTAGACACCACTACAAAGCagacaaatttataaaaaacccaaaaaatggaaatcaagATAGTCACATCCCTAAACCGATTTTAAATTCGGCAAGATCGAAAATAAAAGATGTCCCATTAAAACTATCTGCTATTAAAGTAAATGGTGGACTAAAACATTTGCCTTCAAAACGTAAAGCTAATGAAGAAGTATCTGCAATGCATGAGATTTTCCCGGAACCCGTATCAATACTGCCACATAAGTAAGGCTTTTATCAACATGTTTATGttgaataatttatatacGCGATTTAAATTTTCAGAGAGTCCTATGAATTACCAATTATCGACTTTCTTCCGTTtggttaaaaattaaataaaatctttgaaagcaaatagaataaaattgaatatgTAAGTGCACTTTTTTCAtcttaatataaatattaatataaaaattagtGGACTCGAATCAAATATGCCTTTAATAGATATATCTTCTAATTAAAGATGCTTACCTTTCAGCTTCAAGTCATCGAAAAATAATTGATTTGGTCCAAACATTTTTAGTGAAACCATTTCCAAAACCTATTGTACATAATAGACTCTCGATTTTATAGGGATTAACAAAAGTGATTGGTTAATTTTAATATAgatcatttttatttccttgtAATGactaacattttaaaaaattacaattcaatattttggataaattatttataagcattaaatttgtttttattttcggcttGTGTTTTTTCTTCGTGCTTTTCATCGTCTCCATTTCACACAAtataatttgttaatttgttgtttacaataaggtttaatttttttttgcatgttcattttctcaatttttgttttattttttcttgctgcttgtttgaaatatttctttaatctgCTTGCAATTTTTGAGTTTGAATGTATGTAGTCATTAATGTAAAACTTTGTAGTTCTATAGTtctataatacatatatatatttaattatatgtatagatatatatatatatctttgaATCACACATACACGCATGGAACTCATGCATATATGTGAGAGGCTGATTGGTATTGTAGTGTCAAATAAGCAAGGTGTTTAGCATATAAAAAAGAAGGTtctaatataaataaatgtattttttactattgaaaattaaaactcAAATAAGTGTTCAGATATATGCCTTCACCCATTGATAGCGAAAAGTGGACGAAGTGAAaagaagataaaaaacaaaatataaataatgcaaatttttgagggctgagcttcaAACTAATATGCGATTAAGTACATTTTACAGTTTTAGAATATAGATGTTAAGTTTAATCCTTTTGCGTGCACCGTTTTCTTTTACTTAGATCCCGATGACTTTGCTTATTAATGTGCTGTGATTGctgttgtttacattttacatttaaacatgttgtttatttttcaactACTTCGACAAGCCCTCTACAACCATTTAATGGGGTATTCGGGCCgttcataattaaatatatgcgTATAAGTCTGTTTATATATGCTGTAGgtacaaaattaaattgttttttttttagctcgcTATGGGGTGGCTGAATCGAATtgtaaaataacaataaattacattaattaatacatacaaattttaCACAACTGTTGCCAATACATTTCAATGTGAGATTTGAGGTTTAGTAATAACTGGGGCTGTAACTCAATTTCTCCTTCCATATTTTTGGGCTCTCTGTGGTTAGTTCAATTTTACGGATTGCTGCCTATCAATTCATATTTGTGTATGCGCTTTTCTATCcgcttgcattttttttttttgtttttgaaaaaatgaaCACTTTTTGTCTGGTGGGAATATACATATGGTGTTGGAAATCTATTGCACAGAACATGAATTCTTATGACCATTTTTGTGCTTTAGTCTCGCCTTTGGCTTGTATTTTTCCAAAAAGGACAGCTGCTTGGCATTAATGGCTCCGCGTCGTTTACTAAAACAAATTgcatgtttaattaatttttttcatcTTGTCGGCTTGTTATCATCAAACACTTACTCTCTAATCATTTCCACTGCTGCCTCATATTTTAAGCCCAATTCAATCAGTGCCAAGGCAACAAGGACAGGAGCTCGTCCCAGACCAGCCACACAATGAACGGCAACGCAAGCCTCCGGATTTTGTTGATATCTGTAAAGTACAACAAAAAAGTTATTAagtttattacaaaataaatacaaaggCTTACTTTAATTATTCAATTGCTTTAATTTTGGTCTAAGCCTATAACTCTAGGTCTACACGCTTACCGACAAGTTTCATTATCAAGAAATGCagtattattataaattgCTGATGCTGCCTCGCCAGTATCATTGAGATTATCTGTGCCTGTTAGGGGAATTGTATCTGTGTCCCGACCTGATGCTGCGGATAAACTGGCTCTGGTTGCTGAAGTTCttattgcagttgcagttgctgttgttggtggaACTGTTTTTGGTATGTGTCTGAGCGAGAATCGCTTATGTTTGTAGTAGGATAGTGTGGCGCTTGTGGACTTTCTAAAACTAGggcacagcagcagcggtaTCATAAAATAGCACACGAAACGAATCATATAGGAAGGTAAGGTAAGTTCTCGTTGATCAAGTTTGGTAGCTTACAGGTAGTACAAGTTGTTGATGGAGTGCGGAAttcgaaatttacaaaacgaaaacgttgAGAGAGAATTATGAAGGAAGGATGGTGCAGAAGATTTTAGTTAACCAAATTCTATACAGCAACTTATAACTGATGAAATCATACTAAGCTAGCAGCTAAGGCGATAGCGGGGACTACAAGCGGGGTTCTGTACAACTTCgaaatgttcttttttttttaatttgtgctGAATTTTTAAACAGCTCATTGGATATGTGGCTAGCGCAGCTTTTAGATATttgtctttggtttttttattctttatttaGTAATATTTGATTATCTTTGGATTGAGTGGCACAAAGCAACAAATAATACTGaataaattgataaaaatCACTTgaggttttttattttgtagacGCGTTTAGTTCGATTGTGGTTTATGATATCTCGGAAATTATGTTAAgtaaaataatacatttaatacATATGTCTTAAATAAGAACTATTTGATATGGTGGTAGCTGTAAATTTATCAATCTAATTCGCTTATgaaataaatgataatatCTTTACAGTGTAGCTATAATAATGTTGTTACTATTTATATTCAATGTTAAAACTAATAATGACTAAATTTATTAGATCTCCAGTTTTTGAATGTGaaacaaagtaaaataataCGCTCAGTGTCTTAAAtgacataattattaaaataacaattaacTACGCGAATGCAAGAGCTCTGTTATTGTACTCACTTATCCTTTAAGACCTCAAACCACTCGTCAACGACTTGCTGAGGCGGGAAGGTGCCGTCCTCAAAGGCCAGGTCCTTGACGGTAATGCCTTGTGTCTCGAGCTCGTCGGTATTATAGCTAGGTTCGCACACGCGCACCACAGTGTTGACATTGTTCTTCTTTAGCTCCTACAAGAATGTTATGGAAATTAATGGGTGGCGGTTAAGGCTTACACGATTATGGGACTTACCATAATGTAGTGATTAATGGTTATGTCTGATGGTCGATCGGTGATTAGGAACTTCATGCCCTTGTACTCAATTAGAGCGGGCGCTGGGCGCAGATCTTTTTGACGCATGGTGATGCTCATAAACAATTACAAAAGCTGTTCTGAAGGACTTAATCTGGCTCGTGTGCACTTAAGTCTGTTTTCTTACAATCTTGAGGTgtggtttttgtttcgttttcacAAAGATTTGATTGGTTTCTTTTAACGGAAGTAGTTTGATTTCTAGATTAAAAATTCAGCGTGTTAGAGGCTTACAATTGAATCTTGTTTAGGCTAGAGttatgtataaaaaataaatataaatataaatataattaactcTTTTCGTATCGTATCTTAAATGTTTTACACCAAAACACAAACTTAGTTTAAGTATCGTTTAAGTAAAATTagttctttttcttttcaattaaGTACAATTATGGATTTTTTCTGCTATCACAaagaaaatcaatcaattttctTTGACTGAAAAAAGGGTTCCCTGTTAAGTGTCACACGTATTTTTTAAGCTAACAAAAATGATTTGGGCTCAGTTCCCGTTTTGTTTTCGAAAATATTACAACTTTTTCAAGGTTTCGttgttaaaaatttaaatatatccTTGCTGTGATATGATCTGTGATCACCGCGATGCTTTGAATTTAGTATTCTTCTTTCTCTCCCATAGATCGACAGTCTTTGGCTAATTGATGCCGCTGCTGTCGCCGCTATTTCAGCTGATCCGTTGACGGTATTATTCTGATGGTATCCACACCACTTATCTATCGATGGCGACTTCCGAAGTGGTGACTGTGTTTACTCAGGCTATCTCCGCCTTTTTGTAGGATTGCTTACCTGCAAAGAGTGAGACTAGAATGAGTTCAATATTCCAGACAAATCTGGCGCAAGTCGGTTTGAGCTTCTTTCTCGCGACTCCCATTgttcatttaattgaaaacaattcgtgggaaactaaaaaacaatttagctCAATTACACGCAATGAAATAATTGAGACTTTCGCCATTTTCGTCTCGCACGACACTCTCTTTTTATCCGCGATGTTCTTCGGGGCGGGTCAAGCCGTCAATTGTCCAGAAAGGTCACAGTGCTTTGTTCACTGTAAGTCAAGTGACCTTTCCATGGCCAGCAAGTGTACCGCCCGTGCCACTTGagctaattaattaaacgAAAAGTCCATATACCCTACAAAAATAATCCATACTCACTTTTTATTTGTGCTGTGCCTGGCAGTATTCTGCACTGTCTAGATGAAACTCCATAGATGTGGGAACAGGTCTAACCAACTGCAAAAGAGAAATAAAATGTTGGGACAACATTCAGTATcacatttaaatgaaatgaaaattgaaaaaaagctagaaatatttttgtaggAATTTATTTGACCACCATTTGCAATCGAGAAATGAAGAATGTTTGTAAACATTACCAGCTAAAAGCGTTTATTGGAAATAAATTGTATACAAAAAAATCGATTTGCAAGTCAATTCCAAAGTGAtacataaaaattataattgaaataaataaattaattataaaactgGTGCATTACAATCGAAATCATTCAAGGGTTAGGGCTCACGTTGtacataatatacatatattgtacaATTTTGAAACAGGTGCCATAAGCatacaaaaataatttcaacatttttaggATTTACCAACTTTTGCAATACTTAATTAGCAACCAAAATAGCcaatttagaataaataaaagaaaaccgCCTTTATCAACTGAAATTTATCTGCGAGAACCAGAAAACATACGCAAGGAAAATCGTTGAAGtggattttaaatgtattggTCGCCTGCtgtctgaaaaaaaaaatattaaaaatattccCTAAAAGTGATCCAAGATAATGACTGCTCATTTCCACGACCGTTTACATTATTTATATTCCGTTGATGATCATGAAAAGCATATGTATAAAATGAGTTCACAAATATAAAGACCGAAACAGAACAATGATTGTATAATATGTATTTCGCATATATACGTGTATATCCACACAAACGCGATAACTCTTTAAGCAAATATTCCATTTTCTATGGCCCCAGTGCGAcctgtgtttatttttgcacttttgccTAAAGTAGGCGAATATTTCTCTCGAAAATTGGCCAATTCCTTATGTTAAAGGCATTTCGATTATGGTATGTATTGGAGAATCCATTGTGGAATAGCTAGTGATATTGAAACGCGTGAAACTAATTAAGAAGCGGgcgcaaaaaaataaaaacaaaacatataaaagGAACACTTTGTTGATAGAACTGAAAACTTTCACTTCTTCTCGGAATGCACCTAGTATATACCAGTACATTCTAGATttgtcagtgtgtgtgtgtgtttaccTCATGACACGTTAAGCAACAACACTTTTTGTTGATGCTATATTTCCCAGTCGGTTTTTACTTGTGACTTATGcaatgtattttttgttttgcgtcttggcgaaattgaaaaatcacacaggcaaatatatatgtaaatatctatatatacataggtaTTTCGCTATGCATTTAAGCAAATACAGTGATTAGTTGCTGATTACGACGGGGCGGCTTGTAACCCGTTGATATGGACTCCCGATTAGATATCGACAGGTGTTTGCCGGAAGACACTAATCGATTTTATCCGCGGATCGTAAAGCTTTCTCTCCTATCAGTTAATTCGAATATACTGAGGATTGGTCCTCCACATTCAGATTTGCCAGCGGATAAATTGTATTTACCTATCGTTAATCGCCCGTTATACGGCGAGATAGTATCTCGATTAAATATCGACAAGTGTCGATTCTGAGACGTTGATCGATTACGATTACCACAATAAGTAGACGCGTATTGCTGCGTGATGAGCACTCTCTCATGTTTTGCTATCGACTGGCGATTGTCAACTCTTCGCCGCCCATTTTACGCCACGGAAACGGCCGCTCCGTCCGGCAGTAAGTCTCCATTGCCGGGGAGAACGAAGAGAGAGTCGTGACGCACATCTCTCCAATCGCTCACGCagagagcgaaaaaaaattatctaCAGTCTGGTGCATATTTAAAGCGCTTTAAAAAGTCTGTTGTGCAAAAACAATAGAGGCAggaaaaatagaaacaatTTGCTTGGTTAGTTTTACTTTTCTACTGTTGAACATAATTAGCAGAGTTCAATGGACCATGAAAGGGCGAATTTTGTGCTtactaaaaatgtttaaattttaaagcattttattCGTTCTGGTATAGTAGTGACAATATAAGTAGTTCTGATTTAAAATCACGAgggtatttattttaaaatgttaaattgtttaattttagaaaCTAGACAACAAGTTAGTTTGTATTCTGTTCTTTTTAAATATAgatcttaaaatatttttttcgacTTCGTCTCTGAAATaagtttcgaaaataaactctactaaaattttgaatatacCTGTATTTTCGAAGAAACGCAAATCATATTGACATTACCTAACAAACACTTATATTTATGACCAATACAAATTATTTCGCGTTAATGGCTTGGTATTTTAAAGTGCCAAAATGCTTATAGACATATAATCCGTAGGATATTCAAATAACTGTGTGGAAACGCTTTTTAAATCGgggaataaataaatgattgaTAAGATCTTTAGCATATAAAGGTTTTTTTCCCCATCTAGCTACCTGACTTGGAAAGTGTTCAAATACAGCGAAGGAAAGTTTTGCAGTCAGATTATAACTTTTACGGGATGCCAAGGTCAGTCGTTATTTAAGGGCAATAAACAAAGCTAAATGCGGTTTATATTATGCACAGTTAATGAAGGCTACGGCGCACACAAACGTGTAACTTAATATGAAATTAGTCTTACATTTAAACCAGTTGATTATAATCGAGATGTAGGCAAATGGCATGACGACACTAATACCAAATTGCGGCTATATTGTTACTCGctatatacaaacatacatgcatacatatgtacacatttgTTCCACTTGAATGCTCCTCGCTACATACACAGATTTTCAAATACATTTTCCAATCAGTTAATACATCATAATGTCTTTAAACGACGAGtttaatgaaatcaaactTTTGATTCAAATCAACATAAAGATATTCGTGCAATTAGACAAAACTTCTTAACAGACTATTGTATCTTTgacaaaaaatactttttgttcTCTCCGAGGTAGCAGATGGTTTTGTCTGTGCGGAAAGTTGATTGGACTTTCCCGAAACAGGAGCAGACGACTTAGACCGAGGGCCAGACAAGAAGGAAACAAAGAACAAGGAACCGATGAAATCTGGAGGTAAGAAAGCAAACACAACTGAATGCCGGTGTGTCTGAGTTTGGATTCGGGGTTCAAAGTACTTCAATTCCAGttcccttttctttttttttttttttgtttgtcccctctttcagtttttgtttagACTTCGACTGCAATCCTGGCAAACAAGATCGCCCGATTTACGCCAATAATCACAGACTTGCAAAAAATAGTAGTAAAAGgttgtaaacaaattgaaaatgactAACGGACGGGAAATGTGATGAGGGTAACTGCCACTCAAGCCTCAACTTACTAAGCTAAAGTCTGTCCACGGGTGTCAATAAAACCGGAGAcgtgccgaaaaaaaaagccagACATAACGCAGACACTAAGAATACATTAAGTCTTATACActtattaaaaaaacaaaaactagcTACCTACATGGGGTAGAAagctggtagactaaacattcAATAAAACAGTACACTGTTACCAACTTGGAACTTAAATCATTGGAATCATTGGTATCTTAAATGAATATTGAGAATAATTGTAAATGATTTAGGATCAATAGATATAAATTCATCTTACAATAAATGTATAGTCAAGAAGATTGATATAGATAGATtgatatagatagatagatatagatagatacgagatatagatagatatagatatagatataaagCAAGCAAGAACCTTTTTTGTACTGCCAAACACATGAAAACCAAAACTTTTCTAAGTTTTGTTCACCTTAGATATTCGCGGCACGCTTTCAGATCAGATAAGTATGGGTATTGGAAACCCAAGTCAAATGAAaagacagcaaaaaaaaacacagaccAAGCTCGAGTTATTGATTTTGCGCGACTAGCAAAGGAGGAAGGGCGATGTCCAAGCCCCAGCACCAAcaccatctccatctccatccaTCCGCGATTTCCGTATTTCGCCATAATGGAAATTTTAAGTTTGCCCCGAAGCGTCTCGAGTGCTGCGAACCAGGAGGAGATGAGCAGGAAATGGTGGCCCCACCACGGGGGCAACTAGGATCTCAAACCGCCTTTTTCTAGTTGCCA
The sequence above is a segment of the Drosophila melanogaster chromosome 2L genome. Coding sequences within it:
- the PRL-1 gene encoding PRL-1 phosphatase, isoform B, with protein sequence MSITMRQKDLRPAPALIEYKGMKFLITDRPSDITINHYIMELKKNNVNTVVRVCEPSYNTDELETQGITVKDLAFEDGTFPPQQVVDEWFEVLKDKYQQNPEACVAVHCVAGLGRAPVLVALALIELGLKYEAAVEMIRDKRRGAINAKQLSFLEKYKPKARLKHKNGHKNSCSVQ
- the CG46309 gene encoding uncharacterized protein is translated as MRECSSRSNTRLLIVVIVIDQRLRIDTCRYLIEILSRRITGD